From Trichoderma atroviride chromosome 1, complete sequence, one genomic window encodes:
- a CDS encoding uncharacterized protein (EggNog:ENOG41), with the protein MSPTSRTGLSATSEAGYQQGPPVEDSSSEYESYSDMSDDDGDEDDELPAIVQSPSELSYAIDHLPEEAQDAVRRVFSEPPKIALQQCRLIGDTYAFQMTELVTHSSHART; encoded by the exons ATGTCCCCCACCAGTCGAACGGGTCTATCTGCTACTTCAGAGGCTGGCTACCAACAAGGGCCACCCGTGGAAGATTCAAGCTCTGAATACGAGTCGTATTCGGACATGTCTGACGACGATggtgacgaagacgacgagctgCCCGCCATTGTGCAATCCCCCTCTGAGCTCTCCTACGCCATCGACCATCTTCCAGAAGAAGCCCAGGACGCGGTACGAAGAGTCTTTAGTGAGCCACCCAAGATTGCTCTGCAGCAATGCCGGCTCATTGGCGACACATATGCCTTCCAAATGACTGAGCTCGTCACGCA CTCGAGCCATGCTCGCACTTGA
- a CDS encoding uncharacterized protein (EggNog:ENOG41~TransMembrane:1 (o726-745i)) produces MGPRRKRVVSLGTFEVAVPSPSVVPPNTTVGTGFAGHPLNFDPQGQSTIAPNCYSLENAGYTSGYSPDHNPVYFSGLEENPQKRRRLIGFNSMPLADESSSSSIGNQEKLPIGDHDSVSITPRWAPAISNVQSLSSPLACVTDSITNCCAFGWQQQPAGYEALPPPVAVVCEPPQQPVMEVLPHMPTVPDHGESPQQAQLPSDEFVLSSFIAPSSSGLSQQASLSTDLLSLNPLLDITPQIGQLLQQEPIPDNLLGLSCLHFIAPDNGQSSQQSMLSSELLNFDPLALQMYPAFGDALLQELPHSAYTNQLASTSHEQQHNQLDSHHNGPSQFVSSEPYELSMSRAMIAVPPADEIPIGGTRGIGGSSPLRHGPAPDLRPGRPLLVDMEPTSSNVYNYNVPSGQNSARPTTQPAIVEERANAVAQKQNLAADNQQRSGKRGPFRDQALREQTAQTRRMGSCLRCRMQRIRCEFDVPGGCCLPCKKVENTKAARLPCVRYKITDMALYKTGQVPGYEWTQRWTKGTSDPIQLWASSEIRTVYVSVHYSKERLPLQVRRFVPQEGDKLERTWAYRGTKKSALIPPYALVDVEAGTSAYTTYIRSSMKGIFTSMLGKEDDLLYQTYLLAYHMWQKEERTSEAFGLLNWTLRLWVAIRLSTTSAFIVGKETLDMPANILDESSPDHGKIPLPPVMGAQMDMILIHHIQNKLRHELLDNLQKVMLRNKPTSWLVTYLVSFILLHNIALITKHDASYAIKHGMNRRFAREEKVREYHMGANVILAHFHYCNKGRIPFSEECEDKDLRALAQLDEEKILFVRATRGFVQRHQQEWKQARSNEVYEDDYFFVSQLFDEKWQPSTTNV; encoded by the exons ATG GGGCCACGTAGGAAGCGAGTTGTGTCCCTGGGCACTTTTGAGGTGGCAGTCCCCTCGCCATCTGTGGTGCCTCCAAATACAACTGTTGGTACGGGATTTGCGGGACATCCCTTGAATTTCGATCCTCAGGGTCAGTCAACAATAGCTCCTAATTGCTATTCCCTTGAAAACGCCGGTTATACGTCAGGATATTCTCCTGATCATAACCCCGTTTACTTTTCTGGCCTTGAAGAGAACCCACAGAAACGTCGACGATTAATAGGTTTCAACTCGATGCCTTTAGCAGATGAGTCTTCGTCATCTAGCATAGGCAACCAGGAGAAGCTGCCTATAGGGGATCATGATTCGGTGTCAATTACGCCACGGTGGGCACCCGCCATTTCCAATGTACAATCACTAAGCTCTCCTCTGGCCTGTGTGACAGACTCTATTACCAACTGCTGTGCCTTcgggtggcagcagcagcccgccG GGTATGAAGCTCTCCCGCCCCCAGTGGCTGTGGTGTGTGagccgcctcagcagcctgttATGGAAGTATTGCCGCATATGCCCACTGTACCCGATCATGGCGAGTCACCACAACAGGCACAACTGCCCAGTGATGAGTTTGTCTTGAGCTCTTTCATTGCACCCAGTAGTAGCGGACTGTCACAACAGGCATCCCTTTCGACTGATCTGCTCAGTCTGAACCCACTGCTGGACATTACGCCTCAAATTGGGCAGCTGTTGCAACAAGAACCCATCCCTGACAATCTACTGGGCTTGAGTTGTTTACATTTTATTGCGCCTGATAACGGACAGTCTTCACAGCAATCAATGCTTTCAAGTGAGCTGCTCAATTTCGACCCTTTGGCTCTCCAAATGTACCCTGCCTTCGGCGACGCCTTGCTGCAGGAGCTGCCCCATTCTGCGTATACCAATCAACTTGCCAGCACAAGtcacgagcagcagcataaCCAACTTGACTCGCATCATAATGGCCCCAGTCAATTTGTTTCTTCAGAGCCGTATGAACTGTCAATGAGTCGGGCAATGATTGCTGTGCCGCCAGCGGATGAAATTCCAATTGGCGGGACTCGGGGAATTGGGGGCAGCTCACCATTGCGGCATGGTCCGGCACCTGATTTGCGACCTGGCCGTCCTCTATTGGTGGACATGGAACCGACGTCTTCCAATGTGTACAATTATAATGTTCCGTCGGGACAGAACTCAGCTCGACCAACGACTCAGCCAGCAATCGTTGAAGAGAGAGCCAATGCCGTGGCCCAGAAGCAGAACCTCGCCGCTGATAACCAGCAGCGAAGTGGTAAGAGGGGTCCCTTTAGAGACCAAGCTCTCCGAGAACAGACCGCCCAAACAAGACGCATGGGTTCCTGCCTCAGGTGCAGGATGCAGCGCATACGA TGCGAGTTTGATGTTCCAGGTGGGTGTTGCTTGCCCTGCAAAAAGGTGGAGAATACAAAGGCCGCACGCTTGCCATGTGTCCGATACAAGATCACCGATATGGCACTTTATAAAACGGGCCAAGTTCCAGGATATGAGTGGACCCAGAGATGGACCAAAGGCACCTCTGACCCCATCCAGCTATGGGCATCGTCCGAGATTAGAACTGTCTACGTTTCCGTGCATTATTCAAAAGAGCGGCTCCCACTTCAGGTTCGCAGGTTTGTTCCCCAGGAAGGCGACAAGCTAGAGCGGACATGGGCCTATCGAGGCACCAAGAAGTCGGCTCTTATCCCGCCGTATGCACTTGTGGATGTGGAGGCCGGCACATCAGCGTACACCACCTATATCCGATCGTCTATGAAAGGCATTTTTACATCCATGCTTGGCAAGGAGGATGATCTATTGTACCAGACCTACCTCTTGGCCTACCATATGTggcaaaaagaggaaagaacGTCAGAGGCATTCGGGCTACTCAATTGGACGCTTCGACTGTGGGTAGCCATCCGCCTGTCAACTACATCCGCATTTATTGTCGGAAAAGAAACGCTAGACATGCCAGCAAATATCCTTGATGAGTCAAGCCCCGATCACGGAAAAATTCCACTGCCTCCCGTAATGGGTGCACAGATGGACATGATCCTGATACATCATATCCAAAACAAACTTAGGCACGAGCTTTTGGATAATCTCCAAAAGGTGATGCTCAGGAACAAACCAACTAGTTGGCTAGTGACTTATCTGGTGTCGTTTATTCTGCTTCATAATATCGCACTCATCACAAAGCATGATGCCAGCTACGCCATCAAGCATGGCATGAAT CGTCGGTTTGCCAGAGAGGAAAAGGTACGAGAATACCATATGG GAGCAAACGTCATTCTCGCGCACTTTCATTACTGCAACAAGGGGAGAATCCCCTTTTCCGAGGAGTGTGAAGACAAAGATTTGCGAGCACTAGCGCAACTAGATGAGGAAAAGATTCTGTTTGTCCGTGCGACTAGGGGATTCGTCCAGAGACACC AACAAGAGTGGAAGCAAGCTCGGTCTAATGAAGTATACGAGGACGACTACTTTTTCGTCAGCCAGCTCTTTGACGAGAAGTGGCAGCCAAGCACTACTAATGTGTAG
- a CDS encoding uncharacterized protein (EggNog:ENOG41~SECRETED:SignalP(1-22)) encodes MTLVHSRSLSLLISTILPLQSSVKPISNSQKAILQSSTMAYSMAGPITDSKLLASHQDFKLPDPPAEMSSLPNGFPSALDSPLAWTGQQLARQSDYIHHLSENEIEEIEAALQHFKALELDGDLVTPDTFPLPTVGPNVLGRMRDDLHQGKGFAVLRGLDSKKYSVEDLTTIYLGVQAYIANRCGRQDKKGNMLVHIVADNSSKEKAEHHRHSTSPITFHNEEAGDIVSWLTRNAAKSGGKCIIASTYTVYNVLSATRPDLIRTLARSDWPFAFPKFQCRPVFFYEDGRLITNFGRAALMGSAAHARPAHLPTLTANQIEALDAIQDIAEATKFEFSTKAGDMHFINNLAVLHRRAGFVNGAEADQRRHLVRMRLRDDEMGWKIPADLQLEWNKAFGPAGTQVWHLEPMPTGYFPLRSQPN; translated from the exons ATGACACTTGTGCACTCTCGTTCTCTCAGTCTTTTGATTTCCACCATCTTGCCACTCCAATCCAGCGTCAAGCCCATCTCCAACAGCCAGAAAGCCATACTACAGTCCTCTACAATGGCGTACTCCATGGCCGGCCCCATCACCGACTCGAAGCTCCTCGCTTCTCACCAGGACTTCAAGCTGCCTGATCCTCCCGCTGAGATGTCCAGCCTGCCCAATGGCTTCCCCTCTGCCCTGGACTCGCCTTTGGCATGGACTGGTCAGCAATTGGCTCGCCAATCTGACTATATCCACCATTTGAGCGAGAACGAGattgaggagattgaggctgctcTCCAGCACTTCAAAG CTCTTGAATTGGACGGCGATCTCGTCACTCCTGACACCTTCCCGCTCCCCACTGTTGGCCCCAACGTGCTCGGCCGCATGCGTGACGATCTTCACCAAGGCAAGGGATTTGCCGTTCTTCGAGGACTCGACTCCAAGAAGTACTCTGTCGAAGACTTGACCACCATCTATCTCGGCGTCCAGGCCTACATCGCGAACCGCTGTGGCCGCCAGGACAAGAAGGGTAACATGCTGG TCCACATCGTTGCCGATAACTCGTCGAAGGAGAAGGCTGAGCACCATCGCCACTCAACCTCCCCCATT ACTTTCCACAATGAGGAGGCTGGAGACATCGTGAGCTGGCTCACCAGGAATGCCGCCAAGTCCGGAGGCAAGTGCATCATCGCCTCAACCTACACCGTTTACAACGTGCTCTCCGCCACTCGCCCCGACCTGATTCGAACTTTGGCTCGATCTGACTGGCCATTTGCATT CCCCAAGTTCCAATGCCGACCTGTCTTCTTCTACGAAGATGGCCGACTGATCACCAACTTCGGTCGAGCTGCTCTCATGGGAAGTGCAGCCCACGCCAGACCTGCCCACCTACCCACCCTCACCGCCAACCAAATCGAGGCCCTGGATGCAATCCAGGACATTGCAGAGGCAACCAAGTTTGAGTTCAGCACCAAGGCAGGTGACATGCACTTCATCAACAACCTGGCTGTCCTCCACCGCCGCGCGGGCTTTGTCAACGGCGCAGAGGCCGATCAGCGCAGACACCTTGTGCGCATGAGACTCCGTGATGACGAGATGGGATGGAAAATCCCTGCTGACCTTCAGCTCGAGTGGAACAAGGCTTTTGGCCCCGCGGGAACTCAGGTGTGGCACCTTGAGCCCATGCCCACTGGGTACTTTCCTCTACGATCCCAGCCCAACTAG
- a CDS encoding uncharacterized protein (EggNog:ENOG41), which yields MELSQQSIHDVIHPTAAFCDESVWKQAAAAAAIHDAREIPWEESLLNPKNRIDSLEPLEQPLWRIDGCTAFGTQFYAVPLFMESIPPFRIDVFIPEPATLSPELRNVLDMGVAFYTRDESRISQLGVTQHLLRLLQHWTSTLEDPRQIYQKIPFGSRIVFNNFPKDVSQAQASIAPTYYLERQMLSVASFQKIWGPEVDLPQTVDIHDVVYLSQLHDSVCLIEYGGKTWIFKALTSYTKYLYHELRQLLIIQSHPNVMARPAHLITKKCSFGSKTAVLGFTLELHVHGSLRDLIPFLQVHDRVSLADKAKWSVQLASALVHLRETCGVFYPDLRLDNIVLTGSGDVVMVDFEQRGVWCEFAAPEVNAIEYVRLLAIDDEIPSEIRDKYAAILTSMLPGWEEMGQGEDYIWPCKGYNVPWACLTPKEQEACEVYMLGRVLWCIFESSSAPQRAAVWLSYRWEPLVEFPGYTRTPPAMRDLIDRCTRGRQAGLTRLIVRRRDKLVLREFENTGESTAQDVQNVARDWWAREIADSEAWLQERAEGMERGDWNENYYDRPTLREVYDELEKFRKDNTLG from the coding sequence ATGGAGCTCAGCCAGCAGTCAATCCACGATGTCATTCacccaacagcagcattcTGCGATGAGAGTGTCTGGAAGCAGGccgctgcggcggctgccaTCCACGACGCCCGAGAGATACCGTGGGAAGAGTCCCTGTTGAATCCCAAGAACCGTATCGACAGCCTTGAACCTCTCGAGCAGCCCTTGTGGCGTATTGATGGCTGCACTGCATTTGGAACCCAGTTTTATGCCGTGCCTCTTTTCATGGAGTCAATTCCTCCCTTTCGGATTGACGTCTTCATTCCTGAGCCAGCGACGCTCTCTCCCGAGCTTCGCAACGTCCTCGACATGGGAGTGGCTTTCTACACGAGAGATGAATCTCGCATCTCACAGCTTGGAGTTActcagcatctgctccgGCTGCTTCAACATTGGACGTCGACCCTGGAGGACCCGCGCCAGATATATCAAAAGATACCCTTTGGCTCGAGGATCGTCTTCAACAACTTTCCCAAGGACGTCAGTCAAGCCCAGGCCTCCATCGCCCCGACGTACTACCTCGAGCGCCAAATGCTGTCAGTGGCATCATTCCAAAAGATCTGGGGTCCAGAGGTGGATCTGCCCCAGACAGTTGACATTCACGACGTCGTGTATCTGTCACAGTTGCACGACAGCGTCTGTCTGATCGAGTATGGGGGGAAGACCTGGATCTTCAAGGCCTTGACGAGCTACACCAAGTACCTCTACCACGAGCTGCGACAGCTTCTCATTATCCAATCCCACCCCAACGTCATGGCAAGGCCAGCTCACCTCATCACAAAGAAATGCTCCTTTGGCAGCAAGACGGCCGTGCTCGGATTCACGCTAGAGCTCCACGTTCATGGCAGCCTGCGTGACCTGATCCCCTTCTTGCAAGTACACGATCGGGTATCGCTGGCGGACAAGGCTAAATGGTCTGTCCAACTCGCCTCCGCCTTGGTGCACCTTCGTGAGACGTGCGGCGTCTTCTATCCGGACCTCCGGCTTGACAACATTGTCCTGACGGGATCTGGTGATGTTGTCATGGTTGATTTCGAACAGCGTGGCGTATGGTGCGAGTTTGCAGCACCCGAGGTCAATGCCATCGAGTACGTCCGGCTGCTGGCAATCGACGACGAGATTCCTTCGGAGATTAGAGACAAGTATGCCGCCATCCTGACGAGTATGCTTCCCGGATGGGAGGAGATGGGCCAGGGAGAAGACTACATCTGGCCGTGCAAGGGGTACAACGTGCCGTGGGCGTGCCTGACCCCCAAAGAACAGGAAGCCTGCGAAGTGTACATGCTCGGTCGCGTCCTCTGGTGCATCTTCGAGTCCAGCAGCGCTCCCCAGCGAGCCGCCGTCTGGCTCTCCTACCGCTGGGAGCCCCTGGTCGAATTCCCCGGCTACACCCGCACACCACCCGCGATGCGAGATCTCATCGATCGCTGCACTCGCGGCCGCCAAGCTGGGCTTACTAGGCTCATCGTCCGCCGCAGAGACAAGCTGGTGCTCCGAGAGTTTGAAAACACGGGAGAATCCACGGCGCAAGACGTCCAGAATGTGGCGCGCGACTGGTGGGCGAGGGAGATTGCAGACTCTGAGGCGTGGCTCCAGGAACGTGCTGAGGGCATGGAGAGGGGCGACTGGAACGAGAACTACTATGATCGGCCTACGCTGCGCGAGGTCTACGACGAGCTTGAGAAATTTCGCAAGGACAACACTTTGGGCTAA
- a CDS encoding uncharacterized protein (EggNog:ENOG41) codes for MGSRKSSAILSRPSRNIAWTSCPTVSIAPSSTQKPSRGDHDMASCRVQESRELLSAVYGMSPEEFRPDIFDSNNSSPLRGKKVLKRNDLDYTVLRMLLDNHHFFNYFQSVSRPRDPINDPFRKLSQRVDRVLRIFDAHASDPAYATTTTTTSSIETPPNVPWAAKHILGCTKLIKSFIYTRDRPLQPSETTSAARTLVHILSAVVSRNQDVDTGSATTRTEHNLYLYLIGDRDTDFAIAELNLLPEAASQHLHSLEAVFDDIGRLGAPVSYFEKFKSLLSRLRTPIMGASLKRQVEEEDGTYRHFKRMK; via the coding sequence ATGGGTTCGCGCAAGAGCTCGGCGATCCTTTCACGGCCATCTCGCAACATCGCCTGGACGTCTTGTCCGACGGTCTCCATTGCCCCGTCGTCGACCCAAAAGCCGTCTCGGGGGGATCATGACATGGCATCTTGCCGAGTCCAAGAGTCGCGGGAACTCCTATCAGCCGTCTACGGCATGTCGCCGGAAGAGTTCCGCCCAGATATCTTtgacagcaacaacagcagcccGCTTCGTGGAAAGAAGGTGTTGAAACGCAATGATCTCGACTATACAGTCCTCCGCATGCTGCTCGACAACCACCACTTCTTCAACTACTTCCAGTCCGTATCTCGCCCCAGAGATCCCATCAACGACCCTTTCAGGAAACTTTCTCAACGAGTCGACCGCGTGCTCCGCATCTTTGACGCACACGCTTCAGACCCAGCCTacgcaacaacaacaacaacgacaTCTTCTATAGAAACGCCACCAAACGTCCCCTGGGCGGCAAAACACATCCTCGGCTGCACAAAACTCATCAAATCCTTCATCTACACGCGCGACCGGCCGCTCCAGCCCTCCGAGACAACCTCCGCCGCCCGCACGCTCGTCCACATCCTCTCCGCAGTGGTGTCCCGCAATCAAGACGTCGACACTGGCAGCGCGACGACGCGAACAGAGCACAACCTGTACCTCTATCTGATCGGCGACAGGGATACCGACTTTGCCATTGCGGAGCTTAATTTGCTTCCTGAGGCGGCGAGCCAACACCTCCATAGCCTGGAGGCCGTCTTCGACGACATTGGCAGACTCGGCGCCCCGGTGTCGTACTTTGAAAAGTTCAAGTCGCTGCTGAGCAGGCTGAGGACGCCGATTATGGGGGCTAGTCTGAAGAGGcaggttgaagaagaggatggcaCTTATCGACACTTTAAGAGGATGAAGTGA